The Macadamia integrifolia cultivar HAES 741 chromosome 3, SCU_Mint_v3, whole genome shotgun sequence genome segment ATCGATGCCGGTGCCATTAAGAAGATTAAGGCTGGCGAGATCCAGGTACACTTCCACTCAGCTATCCTTGTACCTATTTCCAAACACTATAGATGGTtcgaaaaataagaaattggcCGGTTCAAAATGATGGTTAATTCATTCTTTGATGGACCAGGTTTTACCGGGAATAAGTAGCATCGATGGTAATGAGGTGTCCTTCACGAATGGCAAGTCCTACTATTTTGATGTGGTTCTGTTTGCCACCGGCTTTCGTAGAACAACTAAGAAGTGGCTCAAGGTAACATTTTTGTGTCAATATCGTTCCCTAATTCAACTAATAAACCGGGTCaatatggtttggttttggtcttcTTCTGAACCAATCGGTCAAACCAGATCTGACTTGGTATTTGCTTGACATCGTATGATTGGGTTGATGAATTTTGAATGAGCCTGGGCCTGAGGGCCAACCCAATATAGCTTAGATTTGAAGTGGGCCGGCCTGGCTTTCACCCTTGTACATAGGCTTTGTTATTTGGCGAAAGTTTTTGTTCCCCAGTTGAAGGGattgaatctcttcatccaccatGATGTGATCTTATGATTGGATTCTTTGGCATGTGAGTCCCATGATTAACTCCCTACCCTATATTATATGGAGtcaaaaactctctctcctaagttcTCTCCCTTCACCTAAAAATTCGATTCTTAAGATTTTGTTCAAAAATTATGCAAATTTgagaatatatatttttgtaattttcagGGAGACGATTACCTTTTGGGAGAAGATGGGATTGCGAAACAAAGTTTTCCTAACCATTGGAAGGGAAAGAAGGGTTTGTACTGTGCCGGGCTGGGAAGGGCTGGTTTGCGAGGACTCGGCATGGATGCCCAAAGCATAGCTAATGATATAAAGACACTCTTGTGAAGAGGCCACAACCCAGCCCCTTAGTTTAAGCCTATATAAGTTACtttaatggaagaaaaaaaaaacttatgtcCAAGTTTTCAATCTATCTCTGGTTGCTTATATGAAAGCGTGAGGCAAATGTTGAAGCCCATAATATTACCAGATGAGCTGTGTCTTCTATCGAAAGCTGTTGCATTCTCTGTTGCTGTCCATGGGCCTTTTGATAAGTGATAAATAAAGTCTTTATCTATTTGGGTACCCAAAGGAATAAAAGATGTGACCCTATGATTTGCCTACACGATCCTCTTTTGAGCGGCATAAATATCCATCATGTGTTAGTCCAGATGAGATAAATTTTATAGGTAGGTAGATCCCAAAGTATCTTActcacatatcaaatttcaattaGATCATATTTTATCAAACTATTCATcggtttttgttttatttttttttttttttaattatttttttttgttttagtttttgttttattttattattattattattattattattttaacagTAGAAATCATTCAGAAAATCTGTAGATGCATCCAGAAgagtcattttccatttcatgggggtTTGTGTCATTCATTTCACCCCAGGTGTCTGGACGCAAGTGCCACACTCCTCGGAGAAGCCATTTCACCTAATGTTTAGGAGATGATCTATATGCTCCTTGCATGTATCAGAATCTCCCACACCAAACTTACAATTTGTATAGTAgatgttaaaaaagaaaaaaaaaaattgtatagaAAGAAAGCCTCATGGTCAGGGAGGAATCAATCATCTACCCTAGCACTTTTACCCACAGAaaacttaacaaaaaaaaaaaaaataataaaactacACTAGCACTTATCTTCCCCACCCTGTACACACCAAGCTACTGCCAACGGATAATGCCACTTGGCCAAAATAAGCAACCATGTaggaatttttttgggtaaagcaACTATGTAGTTTATGGGATATTGTTTTCTGGGCAAGCGGTGTAGGGAAACGCATCAATGAGGGAGGGACGGAATGGCTTTGTAAATTGGGGGTTAAAGAAGTCATTTCATGTGTGAAAGAGTTTACCGTTGGAGATTGTGAAAGTGGGCTTCAGATGGAAACTAACGTGAGAATTTTATAAGATGGattcatccaacggttgggattTAAACTCAAGAAGACCGTTGGGCGTCTGGGGATTAGGGAAACTCCCTAAGCCCctcttgaaaagagagagacaaaTGCGACGGCgaacagaggaagaaagaaggagacgaaaaaggaggggggaggaagacTGAATAGTCTAGACGATCCAATCTTCGTGTGGGTAGCAAATTCGAAACCCACCATCCTCGTTCTTGGAACCGTCGATCGTGTACTGGGATTTTCGAGACAGATCAGAAATGGCGTCAAAACCAGTTGTTACACAGCAAGCTAGAGGTATTATGGTGATGCATATTAGGGTATTTCATGGGCATTCTATTAAGATTTTTCAAATTTCCTTGTTGCTTGAATTGAGATTCTATTAGATCTTTTGATTCGCGGCTGTCAGGATTTTCAGTTTCAAATGATGgcctgaaaattttcctttcgtTATCAGCTTGTATCTGATGTATTTCTTGATTAATGCTTGAGGAAAAGATTCGTAGACTATAGGATCTACAGATTTTGATTTTCTCTCGTTAGCTGATTTCACAATTTTATTGTGGTTTTTGGAATTCCGTACGAATAATTGTATATGTTGGATCTCTTGGTTTTACTTTTGGGTTATATCTAACTTTTCAGATACTATCTTCTGTATCATTCTCTGTTTTCTGTATCTTATTGTCCATAAACAGATTCTCTGTTTTCTCTGATCTTAACGAGTCATGGATATATGCAGGTGTAGAAATTGCCGGTGGAGGAAGGAAACAGAAGATCCCTTTGGGCAAAGGAAATAACCGGAAAGCACTTGGAGATATTGGGAATTTGGTTCCTGTTCAAGCCATCGATGGGAAGCCAAAGCAAGAGTTCTCCCGTCCCCTAACGAGGTACCCATCTCTTCCAcacccctcttctctctctctctctctctctctctagttctcTTCTGCAGATggtttattttctctttctttcttttttaggaGTTTTTGTGCACAATTACTTTCGAATGCACAAGCTGCTGCTGCATCAGAGAATATTAAGGTAAGTCTCTAGGGCACTTAACTGTGAAattttctaaatctgattttaGGAAATTACACAAAAACAACTAAATTCTATATATTGAATCCTTCTTACCTACAGAAGCCAGATCCAAAAGTTGTTAATGGACCTGCGGAGAAGAAAGGAGTTGTGCCAGCAAAACCAACTCAGAAGAAGGTCAATGCAAAGCCAAAGACAGATATAGCAAGGGAGGTAAGCCCGGAGCAGAAAGAAGATacaagaaaggagaaaaatgcAAGCCAGAAAACATCAAGGCGTAAAGCTCAGACCCTCACATTAGTCCTAACAGCTCGAAGCAAGGTAGTTTATTTAAGATATCTCATGCTTTACATTCCCATTCCCATTATCTGCTTTTGGACATACCCTTTAAGTGATTTATCTGTTCAGGATGCTTGTGGTCTAATCAATAAATCAAGTGATCCCATTGTCAACATTGACATAGAAGATGTAGACAATCATCTAGCCATGGTTGACTATGTGGAAGACCTATACAAGTTTTACAAGCTTGAGGAGGTACTTCTTCCTCTAATTTCTCCCTATTAGCTGTTTGTGACGTTGTGTATGTGATAATATGCGGATCTTTTTTTAATCCCCTTGTAGAATTCAAGTCACATTCATGATTACATGGGCAAGCAAACTGATATCAATGAGAGAATGAGAGCCATTATTGTTGACTGGATGATAGAAGTTCACTACAAATTTGGACTTAGGCCTGAAACTCTTTATCTCACTATCAATATAGTTGATAGATTTCTTTCCATGAAAGTAGTCCCAAGGAGGGAACTGCAGTTAGTTGGAATAGGTGCCATGCTTATTGCCAGCAAATATGAGGAACTATGGGCTCCAGAGGTACATTGTTTATTTATGGGATTTAGTTTGTTGTGTTTTGATTTACATTGTTTCATAGTTCTTCTCTGTTTGGAACTtgtgaaaattattttcatttctaaacAATACTTGGGGGTTTCACAGGTAGCCGACTTTGTCTCCATTTCAGACATGGCATACACTGGAGAACAGATTTTGGCCATGGAGAAGGCAATCTTAGGAAAGCTTGAATGGAGCTTAACAGTGCCAACACCATATGTCTTTCTTGTTCGATTTATTAAGGCTTCTATGGCTGATCAAAAGGAGGTAATAATAGATCAAACCCTCTATTAAGCCTGCTATGTCTTTCAATTACTAAGAAGTTATTAGTTATTtgcccctttcttctttttctattcagAGTCAGATGGAAAACTTGGCCTTCTTTATGGCAGAGATAGGTCTGATGAATTATGTGGCAATAATGTATTGTCCATCAATGCTTGCTGCTTCAGCAGTTTATGCAGCAAGATGCACCCTTAGCAAAAGCCCCTTCTGGAATGAAACTCTCAAGTTCCACACTGGATACTCTGAAGTACAATTGATGTATGTCCACAATTCTCTctcttaaaggaaaaaaaaaaaagagcagccAAGTGCAAGGCTTCTTAAAATCTTTGTTCTAAAAAATAGTCATAAAGAATTAATTAGTTTACTTCTCTCATTATCTGTAACAGGGATTGTGCTAAGCTCTTGGTTAAATTCCATTCAGTGGCAGTAGTAAGCAAGTTGAAGGGAGCTTACAAGAAATATTCAGATCCTGAATATGGTGCTGTTGCTTTACTTCCTCCAGCCAAATCCTTTTGACCGGATGACCCCCAAGTCAGAACCTTCGCTCACCATTGTTCAAAATATACTACCTCATCAGCAGAACAAAAATGTTATGACTCATTTCAACTGCGTTACTTCCAGTAATTTCTCTTTACTCCCCTTCAACtcatttgtgtgtgtgtggagaaaGCTTGAGGCACTTGGCTCCTGTTTGGAGGGGAGAGCTCTGAAGTCTCTTGCTTGTGTGTGTTCATGGTGACACAATCTCTAGCTAATGGGCCTTGTGGCAATGGGAGATGTTTCTTTATCCTGTAAAACCGGATATGATGCCCAATACAAAAACCTATAGTCTTATGTTAAAAACACAAACTTGATTTGCCCCTTCTACACAAACTCTCCCACTAATTATGGAACCTCTTTACCTCAAATGTGAGTGGTTGGGCTTGCTTGTTCAATCAAAATCTCCCTAAGTTCTGGCAATTTATAGTACTATTTTTCTATGGCATCCAATTAGCATTTCTATTAATGACTTCCAACTGGAAACTCCATCTTCAAATGGCATACAAAATATTCATGTGAGATCatccacaagaaaaaaaagctcGTTACCCCCTTTACAGAGAGGCTGGTTCCAGGACTCGAACCTGCAGTCCTTcgaaaaagaaaacaatctcTATTGCGCAGCTCCTTCAGATGCAGTATAATACCATCCAATAGAAACAAGAAGTCACTGACTCAAAGTTTGAAATGTATGAGCACTTATGATTCGGAGAATTGAAATATATGAGCACTTATGTTCTGTTGAATGTTTCCAAAGAAAATCCATCAGCCATGCACCAAGCATTTTCAACTCCACACAATAGACACAACAGCCACCCCTTGGTAAGTTTGATTGACTTGGTCTGAATTTATGTGGTTGGATTTGTTCCATTGTTAAAATCCTCGTATTAGAAAATGGTTTAAAAAGGACTTCATTTGACAATTATATTCTGTTGAGTGTTTCCAGAGAAAATCCATCGGCCATGCACCAAGAACTTAATTCAGTTTCAAAGTCCATGACATCTGAACTGGATGGAGGGTCTTCCTCAAGTTTGAAGCAAGTTCAGAGGAGACTGGTGATAAATGAATCAAGAACCTGTTCATTCTTCAGCTACTGAGGCTGAAGTTGCTGCTATGAATCTGCAGAACTTGGTATGTGATATTTCTGCTCTTTTAAATTATTGATTTCTTATAAATTATGCAATGATAGAATtttatttatcttatttttgAGATTTACCtataaaaattttgaactttGTGGTTGAATATGTGCTGATCTTGCATGATTACACAGGTAGGTTtaaatttagtttc includes the following:
- the LOC122072743 gene encoding G2/mitotic-specific cyclin S13-7-like, with amino-acid sequence MASKPVVTQQARGVEIAGGGRKQKIPLGKGNNRKALGDIGNLVPVQAIDGKPKQEFSRPLTRSFCAQLLSNAQAAAASENIKKPDPKVVNGPAEKKGVVPAKPTQKKVNAKPKTDIAREVSPEQKEDTRKEKNASQKTSRRKAQTLTLVLTARSKDACGLINKSSDPIVNIDIEDVDNHLAMVDYVEDLYKFYKLEENSSHIHDYMGKQTDINERMRAIIVDWMIEVHYKFGLRPETLYLTINIVDRFLSMKVVPRRELQLVGIGAMLIASKYEELWAPEVADFVSISDMAYTGEQILAMEKAILGKLEWSLTVPTPYVFLVRFIKASMADQKESQMENLAFFMAEIGLMNYVAIMYCPSMLAASAVYAARCTLSKSPFWNETLKFHTGYSEVQLMDCAKLLVKFHSVAVVSKLKGAYKKYSDPEYGAVALLPPAKSF